In the Balaenoptera acutorostrata chromosome 7, mBalAcu1.1, whole genome shotgun sequence genome, one interval contains:
- the FERD3L gene encoding fer3-like protein, whose amino-acid sequence MAAYPESCVDATVLEFVADLSLASPGHPLLCDFAPGVPYGDHQDLVLREEGPRSLARFEDDPEEEEGEVEEGGNEEEEEHGRGASLLGRPKRKRVITYAQRQAANIRERKRMFNLNEAFDQLRRKVPTFAYEKRLSRIETLRLAIVYISFMTELLESFEKETG is encoded by the coding sequence ATGGCAGCCTATCCCGAGAGCTGCGTGGACGCCACCGTGCTGGAATTCGTCGCAGACCTGTCCCTAGCCTCCCCGGGGCACCCTCTTCTCTGCGACTTCGCACCCGGGGTCCCCTATGGAGACCACCAGGACCTTGTGCTCCGAGAGGAAGGACCCAGGAGTCTGGCGCGTTTTGAGGACGatccagaggaagaggagggtgaAGTAGAAGAGGGGGGAAacgaggaggaagaggagcacGGGAGAGGCGCCTCCCTGCTGGGCCGCCCCAAGAGGAAAAGAGTGATCACGTACGCCCAGCGCCAAGCCGCCAACATCCGAGAGAGGAAGCGGATGTTCAACCTCAACGAGGCCTTCGACCAGCTGCGGAGGAAGGTACCCACTTTTGCTTACGAGAAGAGGCTGTCTCGGATCGAGACCCTACGCCTGGCCATCGTCTACATTTCCTTCATGACCGAGCTCTTGGAGAGCTTCGAGAAGGAAACCGGCTGA